The following DNA comes from Chitinophaga nivalis.
TTCAGCTCTGCCGGGATTTCACGATACAGGGACTCCATCGCATACCCGGTTGCTTTTCTTCTCAACAGTTTATCGAGGGCACGGATAGCTGCCACAAAATCGAACAATGGCCTGGACAGCTCTTTGGTTCGCTCTAACAAGGCGCTTACTTCTTCTGCACAGTTACCTTCCAGGTCAATGAACGGACCTCCCTTAAAAGCGGGGTCTTTTACCGCCTTCGCGTGGGTTTCCGGATCATTGATATAAGACTCCATAATAGGAATATACCGGCCTACCACATTGAATCCTGTCAGTACCGGCGGGATGATATGATGCCAGGCATACCAGTTATTAATCAATGGTTCTACTTTCACATTGTTCCTTAAGTAAACTAATTGCGTATCCATGGGTTCAAATTTTAGATAGAAATATTTTCTTCATTTTCTGTAGCTACGGTGTCATCATTGACCCAGTAGGTTTTTTCGATTTCGTGGTAGAGTTCTTCTACAGTCGGATGGCTGAATAAAACTGACAAGCTGAGATTGACGTCGAACATTTTACGAATGCGGGTGAGCAGTAAAGTACCTTTAAGGCTATGGCCCCCCACTTTAAAGAAGTTATCTTTTACGCCGATATCTTTCCGGTCCAGGATCTCTTCCCACAGCTGCACCAGCTTTTCTTCCGTTTCATTCCGGGGCGCCACATACTCCACACCGGTCTGTATTTCCAAGCCCTGCGGGTGTTGCAGCTGCCGCTTATCTACTTTACCATTGACGGTTAACGGGAATGCTGTCAGCTGCATAAAATGATCCGGCAACATATACGCCGGCAGTATATTGCCGAGGTATTCCTGTATAGCCGTTACCGTTAGCTCTTCCTTACCGGTTACATATGCCAGCAACTCCTTTTCACCATTATGGCCGGTACCCAGGATTACCACTGCCGCATCAATATTGGGATAGGTGTTTAAGGCGCTTTCGATTTCGGCCAGCTCCACCCGATAGCCCCGGATCTTTACCTGGTCATCGTTGCGTCCTATGTAGACGATGTTGCCGGATTCTGACCATTTACCCAGGTCGCCGGTTTTATAGATGCGGTCTCCTTTATGGAATGGGTTGGGCACAAAACGTTCTGCTGTTAAAGCAGCCTGATTCAGGTATCCTTTCGCCAGTCCGGCTCCGCCTATATATATTTCACCGGTTATACCCGGAGGAACCAGGTTCATATGCGGATCCAGTATGTACAGCTGCGTATTGGGAATAGGCGTTCCTACCGGAATAGGCTCCTCTGTAAGGTGTGTTCCTGCTGCGATCGTGAATACGGTTGCACAGATACTTGCTTCCGTAGGGCCGTAGGCGTTATAGTAGGTACCCTGCTGAGCAATAGCTGCGGCATGCGCTGCTACAGCCGCCTCCCCTGCTGAGATGAGTTTTCTGATGGGTTGCAGTTTGTCTATGGACAGCATTTGCAGCCATGCCGGAGGAATGGTTGCAAAATCAATCCTGTTGTCTGCTATATATTGTTCAAACAACTGGGGATCTTTCCGTGTCTCTTCTCCGATCACATATAAGGTACCACCCGACGTAAGGATGGTAAATATTTCTGATACAGAGGCGTCAAATGAACAGGAAGCAAATTGTAATCCTCTTTCCTGTCCCTTTAAGTCAAAAACACTGCGCTGTGCCAGAATGGTATTGACAATGGCATGCTGTTCGATCATCACGCCCTTAGGCTGGCCGGTAGAGCCGGAGGTATAAATCACATAGGCCAGGTCAAGGGGCTCACTCACCGGCCCTTCCCACTGGTGGCTATACAGCTTTGCCTCCTGGATAAAACATTCCAGTTCATGCACATCTATTACCACTTTACACTCGCTGTCATCCAACATAAAGTCGATCCTGTCTTCCGGATACGCCGGGTCTATAGGTACATAGGCGCCGCCGCTTTTCAGTACGCCCAGTATCGCGATGATCATCCACTGGCTTCTTTTCAGCTGTATGCCTACCCGGTCATTTACCTTTATGCGGTACTTCTTTCTTAAATAATTACCCAGCTGGGTCGACTTTTCACTTACTTCCTGATAACTCAGTGAAAGGTCTTCAAATACGAGGGCCGGCGCCTGCGGCGTTTTTTGCACCTGCGCTTCAAACAAGGCAGCCAGTGTGGTAT
Coding sequences within:
- a CDS encoding non-ribosomal peptide synthetase is translated as MLSDLYVKLKQLKIDVQLVDGNLDVLAPKGVLNEELLNEIKSHKAELIDFLHAYKTKMNDYVDIHKTAPQANYVLSSSQRRLWVLNQFREAGSAYNIPGVYVFEGALDQAALEYAFAALLVRHESLRTVFKEDEHGQIRQFILEPAATGFRMVYKDLQQAGEAKVKEHVQVAFNTLFELGTGPLIRASLFQTGPHKWVFTYVMHHIISDGWSMEILIKELLQLYNGYLKGVTNVLSPLRIQYKDYAAWQQEQLGNGQMAAHKAYWLQQFAEEAPVLALSGDKIRPAIKTYNGAAVGRLLDTATGKDFKAFCQQQGATLYMGLLAAVNALLYRYTSQEDIVIGSPAAGREHADLEDQIGFYINTAAMRTRFKGADSFKALLAAVKINTSDAHEHQLFPFDELVEILQPQRDLSRNVLFDVWLVLHNAATVSTNTSQELDGLKVSGYEVASGVCKFDLTFNFQEVGETIQVQIEYNTDIYTQHSIARMADHLNQLVAAVIAAPDTALLEIDYLTAAEKQQLLQAFNDTAAAYPKDTTLAALFEAQVQKTPQAPALVFEDLSLSYQEVSEKSTQLGNYLRKKYRIKVNDRVGIQLKRSQWMIIAILGVLKSGGAYVPIDPAYPEDRIDFMLDDSECKVVIDVHELECFIQEAKLYSHQWEGPVSEPLDLAYVIYTSGSTGQPKGVMIEQHAIVNTILAQRSVFDLKGQERGLQFASCSFDASVSEIFTILTSGGTLYVIGEETRKDPQLFEQYIADNRIDFATIPPAWLQMLSIDKLQPIRKLISAGEAAVAAHAAAIAQQGTYYNAYGPTEASICATVFTIAAGTHLTEEPIPVGTPIPNTQLYILDPHMNLVPPGITGEIYIGGAGLAKGYLNQAALTAERFVPNPFHKGDRIYKTGDLGKWSESGNIVYIGRNDDQVKIRGYRVELAEIESALNTYPNIDAAVVILGTGHNGEKELLAYVTGKEELTVTAIQEYLGNILPAYMLPDHFMQLTAFPLTVNGKVDKRQLQHPQGLEIQTGVEYVAPRNETEEKLVQLWEEILDRKDIGVKDNFFKVGGHSLKGTLLLTRIRKMFDVNLSLSVLFSHPTVEELYHEIEKTYWVNDDTVATENEENISI